A genomic stretch from Asterias rubens chromosome 7, eAstRub1.3, whole genome shotgun sequence includes:
- the LOC117292824 gene encoding uncharacterized protein LOC117292824, which translates to MRGMDVMLGNGAMPTGDGVVPSDGLRHMGPAVYIADSIRKTRWRKGKQEYLVKWKGWSPKFNTWEPETNILDVTLIKLYEQRKERARQRKLAVRKGTVVGGRQASERPPHAVILKHGKKCFATKKSQGKAASRPSGQMPPQLEYQKPFTTKPYQASGDGVSIVSERKTTDIDRENASVEPAHGQHQQLDCLRGIKFKLGWRYNRSSPPLMKRQQNVICGGGEFNGNSSMPFTTRDVNAMSLTTSIQTGLFKAASPAVGETLCEEEKSNMADDRLPESARNQPASCGLPNPTSPDSPLSLDVTYNRSGQFSRITARGGTSIMESDNLSRQEGKGITIMDLGAKGDEAAVEPMGLSSNDVRGKERCGGEDNLGVENASATMSHSSGLMTETCNFQVASQSERGIGLTLLRHCNVWNVKYTTT; encoded by the exons ATGAGGGGGATGGATGTAATGCTTGGTAACGGGGCCATGCCGACGGGAGACGGTGTCGTACCCTCGGATGGACTTCGCCATATGGGGCCTGCCGTTTATATTGCGGACTCCATCAGGAAGACACGATGGCGAAAG GGTAAACAAGAATATCTTGTAAAGTGGAAAGGATGGTCACCCAA GTTCAACACATGGGAACCAGAAACAAACATTCTGGACGTGACTCTGATCAAATTGTACGAGCAAAGGAAAGAAAG GGCAAGACAGCGAAAACTCGCCGTGCGCAAGGGGACCGTAGTCGGGGGCAGACAGGCGAGCGAACGCCCACCACACGCCGTCATACTCAAG CATGGCAAGAAATGTTTTGCTACAAAGAAGAGCCAGGGAAAGGCTGCCTCGCGGCCCTCGGGACAAATGCCTCCACAATTGGAATATCAAAAGCCTTTTACAACTAAGCCATATCAAGCTTCTGGCGATGGGGTTTCCATCGTGAGTGAGCGTAAAACAACCGACATCGACCGGGAAAATGCGAGCGTGGAGCCCGCCCACGGCCAGCATCAGCAGCTCGACTGCCTAAGGGGAATCAAGTTCAAGCTGGGATGGCGTTACAACAGATCTTCTCCCCCATTAATGAAGAGACAACAAAATGTCATCTGTGGTGGTGGAGAGTTCAACGGCAATAGTAGCATGCCTTTCACCACGCGTGACGTCAATGCGATGTCTCTGACGACATCAATTCAGACCGGGTTATTCAAAGCCGCGAGTCCTGCCGTTGGGGAAACGCTGTGCGAGGAGGAGAAATCCAATATGGCGGACGATCGGCTGCCGGAATCCGCTCGTAATCAACCGGCTAGCTGTGGGCTTCCCAACCCCACCTCGCCTGATTCACCACTATCATTAGACGTTACATATAACCGTTCCGGACAATTTAGCCGAATTACCGCGCGTGGTGGAACGTCGATAATGGAATCAGACAATCTCAGTCGTCAGGAGGGGAAAGGAATCACCATTATGGATTTGGGCGCCAAAGGAGACGAAGCAGCTGTTGAACCCATGGGACTTTCTAGTAATGACGTCAGGGGAAAAGAGAGATGTGGCGGTGAAGACAACTTAGGCGTTGAGAACGCATCAGCCACGATGAGCCATTCGAGTGGTTTGATGACAGAGACTTGTAATTTCCAAGTCGCCTCTCAGTCAGAGAGGGGAATTGGATTGACACTCCTTCGACATTGCAATGTGTGGAATGTGAAATATACAACCACGTGA
- the LOC117293153 gene encoding UPF0764 protein C16orf89 homolog, with protein sequence MAICVGLLKWTFVLIPLVVCSGGCNGAPCEDLARSVLGALEGAVGFFAREYGEVNLDAVVGVRIAQSQLQSALTELDFEHNSKLKAFRVDIEGLSRKAGTVCDEAIPVVKRQYPKDYRDLGMLVSDNFWSTRRRTVMKRTDPSLSSPSRQLIGSETLSEPLTDKCISELLGTKSEPCRITSSCWNLMTPRGYRSYSLTHQILYFKVAAQLGCESHITKRFHDQRMATVNVNSLMDGFCSDVLREAEATEAMGFPSGSQDLFMEQVLLCGLIGYEDFFKLPWLRTVLSWQDDSGCFTGEEHRPHADEIEKDESGYKETYDFLRERRREKEIKASGCLIHKTSVAVGLLSSYLRVLLDSMATKPSMENCIALSPEN encoded by the exons ATGGCGATATGTGTTGGTCTACTCAAGTGGACGTTTGTGCTGATCCCACTGGTAGTTTGTTCTGGTGGTTGTAATGGAGCTCCGTGCGAGGACCTAGCTCGGAGTGTGCTGGGCGCCCTTGAGGGGGCAGTGGGCTTCTTCGCTCGGGAATACGGCGAGGTGAATCTAGACGCTGTGGTCGGAGTCCGGATCGCTCAGA GTCAATTGCAGTCGGCATTGACTGAGCTTGACTTTGAGCATAACTCCAAGCTGAAGGCTTTCCGAGTAGATATTGAGGGGTTATCCAGGAAAGCTGGGACGGTGTGTGATGAGGCGATCCCAGTGGTCAAACGGCAGTATCCAAAAGATTATAGAG atttaggGATGCTAGTCAGTGATAACTTCTGGAGTACGAGACGGCGCACTGTCATGAAGAGAACAGACCCGTCTCTGAGCAGCCCTTCACGGCAGCTCATCGGCTCTGAAACACTCAGCGAACCACTCACGGACAAATGCATCAGCGAACTCCTTGGAACAAA ATCCGAACCCTGTAGAATAACATCGTCTTGCTGGAATCTTATGACACCGCGAGGATACCGTAGCTACTCCCTCACACATCAGATACTCTATTTCAAAGTTGCAGCACAG CTGGGATGCGAGTCTCATATCACGAAAAGATTTCACGATCAGAGGATGGCTACGGTGAACGTGAACTCCTTAATGGACGGCTTTTGCTCTGATGTGTTACGGGAGGCAGAAGCGACCGAGGCGATGGGATTTCCCTCTGGCAGTCAAGACCTCTTCATGGAACAAG TCCTTTTATGCGGACTCATAGGTTATGAAGACTTCTtcaagttaccatggttacgGACTGTGCTCAGCTGGCAGGATGATAGCGGCTGTTTTACCGGTGAAGAACACCGCCCTCACGCGGACGAGATTGAAAAAG ATGAATCGGGTTATAAGGAAACCTATGATTTTTTGCGAGAGCGAAGGAGAGAAAAGGAAATCAAAG CAAGCGGTTGTTTAATCCACAAGACTTCGGTTGCAGTTGGTTTATTGTCCAGTTATCTTCGTGTACTCCTAGACTCCATGGCAACGAAACCATCAATGGAGAATTGTATTGCGCTGTCGCCTGAGAATTAG